One window from the genome of Nomascus leucogenys isolate Asia chromosome 12, Asia_NLE_v1, whole genome shotgun sequence encodes:
- the VTCN1 gene encoding V-set domain-containing T-cell activation inhibitor 1 isoform X3, producing MFRGRTAVFADQVIVGNASLRLKNVQLTDAGTYKCYIITSKGKGNANLEYKTGAFSMPEVNVDYNASSETLRCEAPRWFPQPTVVWASQVDQGANFSEVSNTSFELNSENVTMKVVSVLYNVTINNTYSCMIENDIAKATGDIKVTESEIKRRSHLQLLNSKASLCVSSFFAISWALLPLTPYLMLK from the exons ATGTTCAGAGGCCGGACAGCAGTGTTTGCTGATCAAGTGATAGTTGGCAATGCCTCTTTGCGGCTGAAAAACGTGCAACTCACAGATGCTGGCACCTACAAATGTTATATCATCACTTCTAAAGGCAAGGGGAATGCTAACCTTGAGTATAAAACTGGAG CCTTCAGCATGCCGGAAGTGAATGTGGACTATAATGCCAGCTCAGAGACCTTGCGGTGTGAGGCTCCCCGATGGTTCCCCCAGCCCACAGTGGTCTGGGCATCCCAAGTTGACCAGGGAGCCAACTTCTCAGAAGTCTCCAATACCAGCTTTGAGCTGAACTCTGAGAATGTGACCATGAAGGTTGTGTCTGTGCTCTACAATGTTACGATCAACAACACATACTCCTGTATGATTGAAAATGACATTGCCAAAGCAACAGGGGATATCAAAGTGACAG AATCTGAGATCAAAAGGCGGAGTCACCTACAGCTGCTAAACTCAAAggcttctctgtgtgtctcttctttctttgccATCAGCTGGGCACTTCTGCCTCTCACCCCTTACCTGATGCTAAAATAA
- the VTCN1 gene encoding V-set domain-containing T-cell activation inhibitor 1 isoform X4, giving the protein MASLGQILFWSIISIIIILAGAIALIIGFGISAFSMPEVNVDYNASSETLRCEAPRWFPQPTVVWASQVDQGANFSEVSNTSFELNSENVTMKVVSVLYNVTINNTYSCMIENDIAKATGDIKVTESEIKRRSHLQLLNSKASLCVSSFFAISWALLPLTPYLMLK; this is encoded by the exons CATAATTAGCATCATCATTATTCTGGCTGGAGCAATTGCACTCATCATTGGCTTTGGTATTTCAG CCTTCAGCATGCCGGAAGTGAATGTGGACTATAATGCCAGCTCAGAGACCTTGCGGTGTGAGGCTCCCCGATGGTTCCCCCAGCCCACAGTGGTCTGGGCATCCCAAGTTGACCAGGGAGCCAACTTCTCAGAAGTCTCCAATACCAGCTTTGAGCTGAACTCTGAGAATGTGACCATGAAGGTTGTGTCTGTGCTCTACAATGTTACGATCAACAACACATACTCCTGTATGATTGAAAATGACATTGCCAAAGCAACAGGGGATATCAAAGTGACAG AATCTGAGATCAAAAGGCGGAGTCACCTACAGCTGCTAAACTCAAAggcttctctgtgtgtctcttctttctttgccATCAGCTGGGCACTTCTGCCTCTCACCCCTTACCTGATGCTAAAATAA
- the VTCN1 gene encoding V-set domain-containing T-cell activation inhibitor 1 isoform X1, with protein sequence MASLGQILFWSIISIIIILAGAIALIIGFGISGRHSITVTTVASAGNIGEDGILSCTFEPDIKLSDIVIQWLKEGVLGLVHEFKEGKDELSEQDEMFRGRTAVFADQVIVGNASLRLKNVQLTDAGTYKCYIITSKGKGNANLEYKTGAFSMPEVNVDYNASSETLRCEAPRWFPQPTVVWASQVDQGANFSEVSNTSFELNSENVTMKVVSVLYNVTINNTYSCMIENDIAKATGDIKVTESEIKRRSHLQLLNSKASLCVSSFFAISWALLPLTPYLMLK encoded by the exons CATAATTAGCATCATCATTATTCTGGCTGGAGCAATTGCACTCATCATTGGCTTTGGTATTTCAG GGAGACACTCCATCACAGTCACTACTGTCGCCTCAGCTGGGAACATTGGGGAGGATGGAATCCTGAGCTGCACTTTTGAACCTGACATCAAACTTTCTGATATTGTCATACAATGGCTGAAGGAAGGTGTTTTAGGCTTGGTCCATGAGTTCAAAGAAGGCAAAGATGAGCTGTCAGAGCAGGATGAAATGTTCAGAGGCCGGACAGCAGTGTTTGCTGATCAAGTGATAGTTGGCAATGCCTCTTTGCGGCTGAAAAACGTGCAACTCACAGATGCTGGCACCTACAAATGTTATATCATCACTTCTAAAGGCAAGGGGAATGCTAACCTTGAGTATAAAACTGGAG CCTTCAGCATGCCGGAAGTGAATGTGGACTATAATGCCAGCTCAGAGACCTTGCGGTGTGAGGCTCCCCGATGGTTCCCCCAGCCCACAGTGGTCTGGGCATCCCAAGTTGACCAGGGAGCCAACTTCTCAGAAGTCTCCAATACCAGCTTTGAGCTGAACTCTGAGAATGTGACCATGAAGGTTGTGTCTGTGCTCTACAATGTTACGATCAACAACACATACTCCTGTATGATTGAAAATGACATTGCCAAAGCAACAGGGGATATCAAAGTGACAG AATCTGAGATCAAAAGGCGGAGTCACCTACAGCTGCTAAACTCAAAggcttctctgtgtgtctcttctttctttgccATCAGCTGGGCACTTCTGCCTCTCACCCCTTACCTGATGCTAAAATAA
- the VTCN1 gene encoding V-set domain-containing T-cell activation inhibitor 1 isoform X2 has product MKPLTSRIISIIIILAGAIALIIGFGISGRHSITVTTVASAGNIGEDGILSCTFEPDIKLSDIVIQWLKEGVLGLVHEFKEGKDELSEQDEMFRGRTAVFADQVIVGNASLRLKNVQLTDAGTYKCYIITSKGKGNANLEYKTGAFSMPEVNVDYNASSETLRCEAPRWFPQPTVVWASQVDQGANFSEVSNTSFELNSENVTMKVVSVLYNVTINNTYSCMIENDIAKATGDIKVTESEIKRRSHLQLLNSKASLCVSSFFAISWALLPLTPYLMLK; this is encoded by the exons atgaagccgctgacgtcgcg CATAATTAGCATCATCATTATTCTGGCTGGAGCAATTGCACTCATCATTGGCTTTGGTATTTCAG GGAGACACTCCATCACAGTCACTACTGTCGCCTCAGCTGGGAACATTGGGGAGGATGGAATCCTGAGCTGCACTTTTGAACCTGACATCAAACTTTCTGATATTGTCATACAATGGCTGAAGGAAGGTGTTTTAGGCTTGGTCCATGAGTTCAAAGAAGGCAAAGATGAGCTGTCAGAGCAGGATGAAATGTTCAGAGGCCGGACAGCAGTGTTTGCTGATCAAGTGATAGTTGGCAATGCCTCTTTGCGGCTGAAAAACGTGCAACTCACAGATGCTGGCACCTACAAATGTTATATCATCACTTCTAAAGGCAAGGGGAATGCTAACCTTGAGTATAAAACTGGAG CCTTCAGCATGCCGGAAGTGAATGTGGACTATAATGCCAGCTCAGAGACCTTGCGGTGTGAGGCTCCCCGATGGTTCCCCCAGCCCACAGTGGTCTGGGCATCCCAAGTTGACCAGGGAGCCAACTTCTCAGAAGTCTCCAATACCAGCTTTGAGCTGAACTCTGAGAATGTGACCATGAAGGTTGTGTCTGTGCTCTACAATGTTACGATCAACAACACATACTCCTGTATGATTGAAAATGACATTGCCAAAGCAACAGGGGATATCAAAGTGACAG AATCTGAGATCAAAAGGCGGAGTCACCTACAGCTGCTAAACTCAAAggcttctctgtgtgtctcttctttctttgccATCAGCTGGGCACTTCTGCCTCTCACCCCTTACCTGATGCTAAAATAA